In the Ruminococcus sp. OA3 genome, one interval contains:
- a CDS encoding MFS transporter: protein MEKNMNNISGRLERLPTCSVQWKQWLCHEICWILGSVGLGTTTFCMTNIAAEYGFDSTTKGLVATIVYIGMFLGATISGLLADKIGRKKMLITAICLWSISSLLIAITSSVTLFWPLRLILGFGMGAHFPCTQSMLAELFPAKSRGRCICLLEGGYPLACIVAGLYGWILQMFFPWRAVFLAQGLGGLCIFIVIFLIPESARWHEMKGNIEEAKRIVTNYEDRVKACTGKALAPIPDPVAEVVDNSGKSKFAQLFESKDQTRKTLTMWILWFCVLFGHYGLNTWISDLLVGKGFDVVKSNGFVILMYLPAIPGYLIATYLVEIVGRKKMIFSYLILAAVFSYMYGGATSMTQIIIFGGLLQMFSFGIWSLIYTYASEVFPTRIRGIGTGTTSSAGRMASLIAPTLFGAMMQANMPQIYIFILASVVFVIGAVSTLIFGTETKGRSVEEINS, encoded by the coding sequence ATGGAAAAAAATATGAATAATATCTCCGGGCGGCTTGAGAGGCTTCCTACGTGCTCGGTGCAGTGGAAACAGTGGTTATGCCATGAAATCTGCTGGATCCTGGGTTCCGTTGGCCTGGGTACTACAACTTTCTGTATGACAAACATAGCAGCAGAATATGGTTTTGACTCGACGACAAAAGGTCTGGTTGCAACGATCGTTTATATCGGTATGTTTTTAGGCGCAACGATCTCCGGTTTACTGGCAGACAAAATCGGCCGTAAAAAAATGCTGATCACGGCAATCTGCCTGTGGTCCATCTCCAGTCTGCTTATAGCGATAACGAGCAGTGTAACTTTGTTCTGGCCGCTGCGCCTGATTCTTGGCTTCGGCATGGGTGCTCATTTTCCGTGCACGCAGTCCATGCTGGCAGAGCTGTTTCCGGCAAAAAGCCGCGGTCGCTGCATCTGTCTGCTGGAAGGCGGTTATCCGCTTGCGTGTATCGTTGCCGGCCTGTATGGATGGATACTTCAGATGTTCTTCCCGTGGCGCGCCGTATTTCTGGCGCAGGGGCTCGGCGGCCTGTGCATTTTCATCGTCATCTTCCTGATCCCTGAATCGGCCAGATGGCATGAGATGAAAGGAAACATAGAGGAAGCAAAGCGTATCGTAACCAATTATGAGGATCGGGTAAAGGCATGTACAGGAAAAGCGTTGGCTCCGATTCCGGATCCGGTTGCAGAGGTTGTTGATAATTCAGGAAAATCAAAATTTGCCCAGCTGTTTGAATCCAAAGATCAGACCAGGAAAACGCTGACCATGTGGATCTTGTGGTTCTGTGTATTGTTCGGCCACTATGGTCTCAATACATGGATCTCTGATCTGCTGGTTGGAAAAGGCTTTGATGTGGTGAAGTCCAACGGTTTTGTAATATTGATGTATCTGCCGGCAATTCCCGGTTACCTGATTGCTACTTATCTGGTGGAAATTGTCGGGCGTAAAAAGATGATCTTTTCGTATTTAATTTTGGCTGCCGTCTTTTCCTATATGTATGGCGGAGCCACAAGCATGACGCAGATCATTATCTTCGGCGGGCTGCTGCAGATGTTCAGCTTCGGTATCTGGTCGCTGATCTACACCTACGCTTCGGAAGTGTTCCCGACACGTATCCGTGGTATCGGTACGGGCACAACCTCTTCTGCCGGACGAATGGCGTCGCTGATTGCGCCGACACTGTTCGGGGCTATGATGCAGGCGAATATGCCGCAGATCTATATTTTCATTCTGGCATCTGTTGTCTTTGTAATTGGTGCGGTTTCTACTCTGATATTCGGTACAGAGACCAAGGGACGCAGTGTTGAAGAGATCAACAGCTAA
- a CDS encoding benzoate/H(+) symporter BenE family transporter produces the protein MDNQHRIIDGIKDFPKHVHIKSVTQGIVTGVAGWCFALLLYAYGNDCGWSRETVVSWIFACWGLGCLNGLILSLKYKTPIPGAWSISGAAIAVSGVTAGLTLPQLCTGYLLSGIIVFLLGISGVVSRVMKFIPMPIVMGMTAGCLFKFGTNIVQYLFNWSSDLSQTTNVQLLLIGLLAIAAWVAFTRLKIPAIPPVLAALVIVVVGVLVCGLYDTSALAGLKWSGPKFVGYSFKSLGKVFISITIPLTLLVIGAENTQAVGVLKGQGYEPPVKAMTVISGIGGVLASLFGGHNANIAGPMTAMTASPESGPKEDRYAAAVICMIFTSFVAIFASIVVPFLDTMPINLIYIIGGLSLIGVILGSLQDAFKAGRFQLSAVIAFIVALSQLSFLGIGSAFWSLLIGVIVAVVVEPQDLKTSRN, from the coding sequence ATGGATAATCAACATCGGATCATAGATGGTATCAAAGATTTTCCAAAGCATGTGCATATAAAGAGTGTCACTCAGGGTATTGTAACTGGAGTTGCGGGATGGTGTTTTGCGTTGCTGCTGTATGCCTATGGCAATGATTGCGGGTGGTCAAGAGAGACGGTTGTTTCCTGGATATTCGCGTGCTGGGGGCTTGGATGCCTGAACGGACTAATACTTTCGTTGAAATATAAAACGCCGATACCCGGGGCCTGGTCAATCTCCGGCGCGGCGATTGCGGTGTCCGGTGTGACTGCCGGACTGACGCTTCCGCAGCTGTGCACAGGATATCTGCTGTCCGGGATCATTGTATTTCTGCTCGGCATAAGCGGAGTTGTCAGCAGGGTGATGAAATTTATACCCATGCCGATTGTTATGGGAATGACGGCAGGCTGCCTGTTTAAGTTTGGGACCAATATCGTACAGTATTTGTTTAACTGGTCATCAGATCTCTCGCAGACTACAAATGTTCAGCTGCTGCTGATTGGACTTCTGGCGATTGCGGCGTGGGTTGCATTCACACGACTGAAGATCCCCGCAATTCCACCGGTACTGGCGGCGCTGGTGATCGTGGTGGTGGGTGTACTGGTCTGTGGACTTTATGATACCAGCGCACTGGCAGGTCTGAAATGGAGCGGTCCGAAGTTTGTGGGTTATTCATTTAAAAGCCTGGGAAAGGTCTTTATTTCTATTACAATTCCGCTGACCCTGCTTGTCATTGGTGCAGAAAATACACAGGCTGTAGGTGTTTTGAAGGGACAGGGGTATGAGCCTCCGGTTAAGGCAATGACAGTAATATCCGGAATTGGAGGTGTGCTTGCTTCTCTGTTTGGGGGACACAATGCCAATATTGCAGGACCAATGACGGCGATGACAGCATCACCGGAATCAGGTCCAAAGGAAGACCGCTATGCGGCAGCTGTCATATGTATGATTTTTACGTCCTTTGTGGCGATATTCGCCAGTATTGTTGTACCGTTTTTGGATACAATGCCGATTAACTTGATTTATATCATTGGCGGTTTGTCTCTGATCGGAGTCATTCTCGGATCACTTCAGGATGCCTTTAAGGCGGGAAGATTTCAGCTTTCTGCGGTGATTGCATTTATAGTTGCACTGTCTCAGCTATCCTTTTTAGGGATAGGCTCTGCATTCTGGTCTCTGCTGATCGGTGTTATTGTAGCAGTCGTAGTTGAGCCGCAGGATTTAAAAACCAGCCGCAACTGA
- a CDS encoding cytidylate kinase-like family protein translates to MILTISQEYASGAPEIGEQLARKLGIRLYEKEGLKEEAEKSGLYEDMKMFLTEEYYDSLLYAIAENYSCTQIGEIPFSQMRKIAGRQPCIILGMGANCILRERKDLVSIFLHSDKEKRIQKVMEMCGLKASKAKKLIDQEDKRKEKFYQYYMKGNWKSADEYHLTLDTGRLGIEQTVDFILYYIQSMQSHI, encoded by the coding sequence ATGATTCTTACGATCTCGCAGGAATATGCAAGCGGAGCGCCGGAGATCGGCGAACAGCTCGCAAGAAAGCTCGGAATAAGGCTGTATGAAAAAGAAGGGCTGAAGGAAGAGGCTGAAAAAAGTGGTCTCTATGAGGACATGAAGATGTTTCTGACAGAGGAATATTATGACAGTCTGCTGTATGCGATAGCGGAAAATTACAGCTGTACTCAGATAGGGGAAATTCCATTTTCGCAGATGAGAAAGATTGCCGGCCGTCAGCCCTGTATCATACTCGGAATGGGTGCAAACTGTATACTGCGGGAAAGAAAAGATCTTGTCAGCATTTTTCTTCATTCGGATAAAGAAAAAAGGATACAGAAGGTTATGGAAATGTGTGGTCTTAAAGCATCCAAAGCAAAAAAGCTGATTGATCAGGAGGACAAAAGAAAAGAGAAATTTTATCAGTATTATATGAAAGGAAACTGGAAAAGTGCAGATGAGTATCATCTGACACTGGATACGGGCAGACTGGGTATAGAACAGACGGTGGATTTCATATTATATTATATCCAAAGCATGCAGTCACATATATAA
- the rpmG gene encoding 50S ribosomal protein L33, whose amino-acid sequence MEVEVVRVKITLACTECKQRNYNMTKEKKNHPERMETKKYCKFCKAHTMHKETK is encoded by the coding sequence ATGGAGGTGGAAGTCGTGCGCGTAAAAATCACATTGGCATGTACAGAATGTAAACAGCGTAATTACAACATGACAAAAGAGAAAAAGAACCATCCTGAAAGAATGGAGACCAAGAAGTACTGTAAATTCTGTAAAGCACACACAATGCACAAAGAGACCAAGTAA
- the secE gene encoding preprotein translocase subunit SecE, with protein sequence MAESGKAQKKSWFKGLKSEFKKIIWTDKTTLGKQMAAVVSITVILGVIIVILDSLVLQFMNLVIK encoded by the coding sequence ATGGCAGAATCTGGAAAGGCTCAGAAAAAGAGCTGGTTCAAAGGGCTTAAGTCTGAATTTAAAAAGATCATCTGGACCGATAAAACGACACTTGGAAAGCAAATGGCAGCGGTTGTGTCCATTACAGTGATCCTTGGAGTAATTATCGTGATTTTGGACAGTCTCGTACTGCAATTTATGAATCTGGTGATTAAATAA
- the nusG gene encoding transcription termination/antitermination protein NusG: protein MSEANWYVVHTYSGYENKVKANIEKTIENRHLEDQILEVRVPMQDVVEMKNGAKKQVQKKMFPGYVLLNMVMNDDTWYVVRNTRGVTGFVGPGSKPVPLTEEEMKPLGIQAENVMVDFEEGDSVVVTGGAWKDTTGMIQSINPQKQVVTINVELFGRETPVEISFAEIKKL, encoded by the coding sequence ATGTCAGAAGCAAACTGGTATGTAGTTCATACGTATTCGGGCTACGAAAACAAAGTGAAGGCCAATATTGAAAAAACAATTGAAAACCGTCACCTGGAAGATCAGATTCTGGAAGTTCGTGTTCCCATGCAGGATGTTGTGGAAATGAAGAACGGCGCTAAAAAGCAGGTTCAGAAGAAAATGTTTCCCGGCTATGTTCTGTTGAATATGGTCATGAACGATGACACATGGTATGTTGTGAGAAACACCCGCGGTGTCACAGGATTTGTCGGTCCGGGATCAAAACCGGTACCGCTGACAGAGGAAGAGATGAAGCCCCTGGGTATTCAGGCTGAAAATGTCATGGTCGATTTCGAAGAAGGAGACAGTGTTGTTGTTACAGGCGGTGCATGGAAGGATACAACAGGTATGATCCAGAGTATCAATCCGCAGAAGCAGGTTGTGACGATCAATGTTGAGCTGTTCGGCCGCGAAACGCCGGTAGAAATCAGTTTCGCAGAAATCAAGAAATTGTAA
- the rplK gene encoding 50S ribosomal protein L11 → MAKKVEGYIKLQIPAGKATPAPPVGPALGQHGVNIVQFTKEFNARTADKGDLLIPVVITVYADRSFSFITKTPPAAVLLKKACNIKSGSGVPNKTKVATISKAKIQEIAEMKMPDLNAGSLEAAMSMVAGTARSMGITVEE, encoded by the coding sequence ATGGCAAAGAAAGTAGAAGGTTATATCAAATTACAGATTCCTGCTGGTAAGGCAACACCAGCACCACCAGTTGGTCCTGCACTCGGACAGCACGGTGTAAATATCGTACAGTTCACAAAAGAGTTTAATGCAAGAACAGCTGATAAAGGCGATCTGCTGATCCCTGTTGTTATCACTGTATATGCAGACAGAAGTTTCAGCTTCATTACAAAAACTCCGCCGGCAGCGGTTCTGCTGAAAAAAGCCTGCAACATCAAATCTGGTTCCGGTGTACCGAACAAGACGAAAGTTGCTACAATTTCCAAAGCCAAAATCCAGGAAATTGCAGAAATGAAGATGCCGGACTTAAATGCTGGTTCTCTTGAAGCGGCTATGAGTATGGTTGCAGGAACTGCAAGAAGTATGGGAATCACTGTTGAGGAATAA
- the rplA gene encoding 50S ribosomal protein L1 produces MKHGKKYLEAAKAVDRAVLYDPADAISLAKKTAVAKFDETIEAHIRTGCDGRHADQQIRGAVVLPHGTGKQVRVLVFAKDAKAEEAKAAGAEFVGAEELIPKIQNENWFDFDVVVATPDMMGVVGRLGRVLGPKGLMPNPKAGTVTMDVTKAVQDIKAGKIEYRLDKTNIIHVPIGKASFSEEQLADNFQTLIDAINKAKPSALKGTFLKSVTIAPTMGPGVKINTMKLV; encoded by the coding sequence ATGAAACATGGAAAAAAATATTTAGAAGCTGCAAAAGCAGTAGATCGTGCAGTACTGTATGATCCGGCAGATGCCATTTCTTTAGCTAAAAAAACAGCTGTTGCAAAATTTGACGAGACAATCGAAGCACATATCAGAACAGGATGTGACGGACGTCATGCAGATCAGCAGATTCGTGGTGCTGTTGTTCTTCCTCACGGAACCGGTAAACAGGTTCGTGTCCTTGTATTTGCAAAAGATGCAAAGGCAGAGGAGGCGAAAGCAGCAGGCGCTGAATTCGTAGGAGCAGAGGAGCTGATTCCGAAGATCCAGAACGAAAACTGGTTTGATTTCGATGTAGTTGTTGCTACACCGGATATGATGGGCGTTGTAGGCCGCCTGGGACGTGTACTTGGACCGAAAGGTCTGATGCCGAACCCGAAGGCCGGAACGGTAACAATGGATGTTACAAAAGCTGTTCAGGATATCAAAGCCGGTAAGATTGAATATCGTCTTGATAAAACAAATATCATTCACGTGCCAATTGGAAAAGCTTCTTTCTCAGAGGAGCAGTTAGCGGACAACTTCCAGACGCTTATAGATGCTATCAACAAAGCAAAACCAAGCGCATTGAAGGGAACCTTTTTAAAGAGCGTTACAATCGCTCCGACAATGGGACCGGGCGTAAAAATCAATACGATGAAACTGGTTTAA
- a CDS encoding zinc ribbon domain-containing protein, with protein MFCSQCGTPLAEDAVYCSECGAPTRNLRDLEKGGSSRQEQTPEACRESVKDKFSGGIKSGVIIAAVTAGIAVLILLLYTFLLKPQTPQDTVRKLEKAVSGLDTDGMLACFDKDLQDKYREEMHLEATGVLSLAGSLGIGPDVAFKVTDTHYDEDKGCTVLIDYKISFMGNEDSGSATLHMVKKGKDWLIDSGDTGQFLEDWV; from the coding sequence ATGTTTTGCAGTCAGTGCGGGACGCCGCTCGCGGAGGATGCTGTGTATTGTTCGGAATGTGGGGCGCCCACAAGAAACCTGAGAGACCTGGAAAAAGGCGGAAGTTCCCGGCAGGAACAGACGCCGGAGGCCTGCCGGGAATCTGTAAAAGACAAGTTTTCAGGGGGAATAAAAAGTGGAGTGATCATTGCGGCTGTTACGGCGGGGATCGCAGTGCTGATCCTGCTTCTTTATACATTTCTGCTGAAGCCCCAAACGCCTCAGGACACTGTGAGGAAGCTGGAGAAGGCTGTCAGCGGACTGGACACAGACGGGATGCTGGCATGTTTTGATAAGGACCTGCAGGATAAATATCGTGAGGAAATGCATTTGGAGGCAACGGGAGTTCTCAGTCTTGCCGGAAGCCTGGGCATTGGTCCGGATGTGGCATTTAAGGTGACGGACACACATTATGACGAGGATAAGGGCTGTACTGTTCTGATAGACTACAAAATTTCATTTATGGGAAATGAAGACAGCGGAAGCGCAACACTACATATGGTAAAAAAGGGAAAGGACTGGCTTATTGATTCAGGCGATACGGGTCAGTTTCTGGAGGATTGGGTATGA
- a CDS encoding EFR1 family ferrodoxin (N-terminal region resembles flavodoxins. C-terminal ferrodoxin region binds two 4Fe-4S clusters.), whose protein sequence is MIEKVWAMYFSATDTTKTTVCRIADKLTEVFACEKGECDFTYPEAREKVYSFSEHDLVVFGTPVYAGRVPNVLLPFLRTVCGNNALAIPVVLFGNRNFDDALAELRDILSEDGFVCTAAAAFVGEHAFSDVLAKGRPDEDDLAFADQFALKLAAMVCNGTAKNRIEVPGESPQSEYFKPKGPDGNPIDIRRVKSYVNENCDNCGICAEVCPMGSISRADVREYTGICIKCGACVKKCPQKARYYTDKNFLFHREDLENRLTERGECSVWL, encoded by the coding sequence ATGATAGAGAAAGTATGGGCAATGTATTTCAGCGCTACGGATACAACGAAAACAACAGTGTGCCGTATTGCGGATAAGCTGACAGAGGTGTTTGCATGTGAGAAGGGAGAGTGTGACTTTACTTATCCGGAGGCAAGGGAAAAGGTATACTCGTTTTCAGAGCATGACCTTGTGGTGTTTGGGACTCCGGTGTATGCGGGACGGGTTCCGAATGTACTGCTTCCGTTTTTGAGAACGGTGTGTGGAAACAATGCCCTGGCGATTCCGGTTGTTCTGTTCGGAAACAGGAATTTTGATGATGCACTTGCAGAACTGAGGGACATTTTATCGGAAGACGGGTTTGTCTGTACCGCCGCTGCTGCATTTGTTGGAGAACATGCCTTTTCAGATGTGCTCGCAAAAGGCCGGCCGGATGAGGATGATCTTGCATTTGCTGATCAGTTTGCGCTGAAACTTGCAGCTATGGTCTGTAATGGGACGGCGAAGAACAGAATTGAAGTGCCGGGGGAAAGTCCTCAGTCAGAGTACTTTAAACCAAAGGGACCGGATGGAAATCCCATCGACATTCGCAGAGTAAAATCTTATGTAAATGAAAATTGTGATAACTGCGGGATATGTGCGGAGGTTTGTCCTATGGGTTCCATTTCCAGGGCAGATGTCCGGGAATATACGGGCATCTGCATCAAGTGCGGAGCGTGTGTTAAAAAATGTCCGCAGAAAGCCAGATACTATACAGATAAAAACTTTCTGTTTCACAGGGAGGATCTGGAAAATCGTCTGACAGAGAGAGGAGAGTGCAGCGTATGGCTATAA
- a CDS encoding ABC transporter ATP-binding protein gives MIKIEGVSKKYGKFLANDNVSLSIGPGELTVLLGPNGAGKSTLIKSICGLLRFKGAITVDGFDNHSAQAKRRLGYVPEVPALYPMLTVYEHLEFISRAYRLKDWENYAEELLGRFELTDKKNKLGKELSKGMQQKVSVCCAVLPRPDVVILDEPLVGLDPHGIREIKHMIADLKKSGCALLVSTHMIDSVEEDWDTTCIMKDGKIAALCRRGELSDGQTLEDIYFSITEGEEKGK, from the coding sequence GTGATAAAGATTGAGGGAGTATCAAAAAAATACGGAAAGTTTCTGGCAAATGACAATGTATCGCTCAGTATTGGCCCCGGAGAGCTGACAGTACTGCTCGGACCAAACGGTGCCGGGAAATCTACGCTGATTAAATCGATCTGCGGGCTACTCCGATTTAAAGGGGCGATTACCGTGGATGGGTTTGACAACCATTCTGCCCAGGCAAAACGCAGGCTGGGATATGTACCGGAAGTACCCGCTCTTTATCCGATGCTTACAGTCTATGAACATCTGGAATTCATCTCCAGAGCCTACCGGCTGAAAGACTGGGAGAATTACGCCGAAGAGCTGCTCGGGCGATTCGAGCTGACGGACAAGAAAAACAAGCTGGGGAAGGAGCTTTCCAAGGGCATGCAGCAGAAAGTGAGTGTCTGCTGTGCCGTATTGCCGCGTCCGGATGTTGTGATACTGGATGAACCTCTGGTGGGACTGGATCCGCACGGGATTCGCGAGATCAAACATATGATAGCGGACCTTAAGAAGAGCGGCTGCGCACTTCTGGTCAGTACTCATATGATCGACAGTGTGGAGGAGGACTGGGATACGACCTGCATCATGAAAGATGGAAAGATTGCCGCACTGTGCCGCAGGGGTGAACTATCGGACGGACAGACGCTGGAGGATATCTACTTTTCAATCACAGAGGGGGAAGAAAAAGGCAAATGA
- a CDS encoding putative ABC exporter domain-containing protein — protein MNSLIYIVLKSTRNSLKELLKKPGKLIMYLFIIAMIAGVAVMSFFTEPGAKEQAPMFVFTGVLFAFITFFVGIGVSKGVSGGDQIFEMNDVNLLFVSPVSPRKILLYGILRLAKVAFFAGFFLLFQASTFAMFGIDFGGLLLVWICFMMDVVVLSIVSLLLYNVTNSRPHRKMAVRIIAVLMFVPLAAYMAVKMIETQEFPHALELAVRSPFMKLVPIAGWTAAGVTYLFQGQLLQGFLYLSANLVFGLCMIVYILMSRMDYYEDTLVATETVFEKKRAAASGNINEAQNTGKRINVSKTGISGSGAAALFGKHVRESFRQSRLGFLSFTSVIVVISAITVMYMTKELMMVLQILMWMQIFLIGTGRGLRETYTHYIYMIPESSFKKIVWSNMESVVKTLLESVLIFGIGGLLAGTGAVVILGSIVAYTLFSVLLLGVNYLSMRFTGANISSGLLIMIYCFAVMIIIAPGVAASVITAVAIGGTPGMALGFFVLSAWELIAGAVCFLLSKGVLDNCDLPVMKPRD, from the coding sequence ATGAACAGTCTCATCTATATCGTCCTGAAAAGCACCAGAAACAGTCTGAAGGAGCTCCTGAAAAAACCGGGAAAACTTATCATGTACCTGTTTATCATTGCGATGATAGCGGGAGTTGCAGTGATGTCGTTTTTTACGGAACCAGGTGCCAAAGAGCAGGCGCCGATGTTTGTGTTCACGGGGGTCCTGTTTGCATTTATTACATTTTTTGTTGGCATTGGTGTGTCAAAGGGTGTTTCCGGCGGTGACCAGATCTTTGAGATGAATGATGTCAACCTGTTGTTTGTATCACCTGTCAGCCCTCGGAAAATCCTGCTGTACGGGATCCTGCGTCTGGCGAAGGTTGCATTTTTTGCAGGTTTTTTTCTTCTGTTTCAGGCAAGTACATTTGCCATGTTCGGCATTGATTTTGGCGGACTGCTTCTCGTCTGGATCTGTTTTATGATGGATGTTGTCGTTCTCTCCATCGTATCGCTGCTTCTTTACAATGTGACCAACAGCAGGCCGCACAGAAAGATGGCGGTCAGGATCATTGCGGTCCTTATGTTTGTGCCGCTGGCTGCGTATATGGCAGTAAAAATGATAGAGACGCAGGAGTTTCCGCACGCACTTGAACTGGCTGTCCGTTCGCCGTTTATGAAGCTTGTACCGATTGCGGGATGGACGGCGGCTGGAGTGACATATCTCTTTCAGGGACAGCTGCTGCAGGGGTTCTTGTACCTGAGTGCAAATCTGGTGTTTGGCCTTTGCATGATCGTCTATATATTAATGAGCAGGATGGACTACTACGAAGATACACTGGTGGCAACCGAGACGGTGTTTGAGAAAAAGAGAGCAGCTGCATCTGGCAATATCAACGAAGCGCAGAATACCGGAAAGCGGATAAACGTATCGAAGACGGGGATCTCCGGCAGCGGGGCCGCGGCATTATTTGGAAAACATGTGAGAGAAAGTTTTCGGCAGAGCCGGCTGGGATTTTTGTCGTTCACTTCTGTGATCGTTGTCATTTCAGCAATCACCGTGATGTATATGACGAAAGAGCTCATGATGGTTCTGCAGATACTGATGTGGATGCAGATCTTCCTGATCGGTACAGGACGGGGACTGAGGGAGACGTATACGCATTATATCTACATGATTCCGGAATCTTCGTTTAAGAAGATCGTCTGGAGCAATATGGAGTCTGTGGTGAAGACGCTGCTGGAGAGTGTTCTGATTTTCGGAATCGGCGGACTGCTGGCAGGGACCGGTGCAGTGGTCATTCTGGGCAGTATTGTGGCGTACACGCTGTTTTCCGTTCTTTTACTTGGGGTTAATTATCTGTCGATGCGTTTTACCGGTGCGAATATAAGCAGCGGTCTGCTGATCATGATCTATTGCTTTGCGGTTATGATCATCATTGCGCCCGGGGTGGCGGCATCGGTGATAACGGCAGTTGCGATAGGGGGAACGCCTGGAATGGCGCTTGGATTTTTTGTCTTGTCAGCATGGGAGCTGATCGCCGGAGCAGTATGTTTTCTGCTGTCCAAAGGAGTGCTGGACAATTGTGATCTTCCGGTAATGAAACCGAGAGACTGA
- a CDS encoding MATE family efflux transporter gives MNLLQGKIRTVYFKYLAAAFGSAMISSIYGLVDMAMVGQYQGPNGTAALAVVAPVWNIIYSLGLLTGIGGSVLFATEKGRNRSGTDSANAYFTVALVGTVVFAAVSWLGIIFFDRQLLTLFGAEETLLPLARQYLLPVKFAVPLFLFNQMLAAFLRNDGNPGLATAGVLAGGIFNIAGDYIFVFSLDMGIFGAGLATALGALITFLVMGTHFLTKKCSLRLVWPVQAAGKLRRVIVTGFSTFFIDIAMGILTMLFNRQIMRYLGSDALAVYGIIVNISTIVQCCAYSVGQAAQPVISMNFGAGKWGRIRETLKYALLSAGFFSVVWTAAIIGFPNVFVRIFMAPTEAVLEIAPFIIRCYGISFLLLPLNIFSTYYFQALMKPAASFLVSFARGTLISGILIYVLPAAAGANAMWFAMPLTELLLAVPVIWLIARYTRGLGRA, from the coding sequence ATGAATCTGTTGCAGGGGAAAATCAGGACGGTTTATTTTAAGTATCTGGCGGCGGCTTTTGGGAGTGCCATGATAAGTTCCATTTATGGTCTGGTGGATATGGCGATGGTGGGACAGTACCAGGGTCCCAATGGTACCGCGGCGCTCGCGGTGGTTGCTCCGGTATGGAACATCATATACAGCCTTGGGCTGCTGACAGGCATCGGCGGGTCCGTTTTGTTTGCCACGGAGAAAGGGCGGAACAGATCAGGCACAGACAGTGCAAATGCGTATTTTACAGTCGCACTGGTCGGAACCGTGGTCTTTGCAGCGGTTAGCTGGCTTGGCATTATTTTTTTTGACAGGCAGCTTCTGACGCTGTTCGGAGCAGAAGAAACACTGCTTCCACTCGCCAGGCAGTATCTGCTTCCGGTCAAATTTGCCGTACCGCTGTTTCTATTCAACCAGATGCTTGCAGCTTTTTTGAGAAATGATGGGAATCCGGGCCTTGCCACCGCAGGTGTCCTTGCAGGAGGGATTTTTAACATTGCCGGGGACTATATTTTTGTGTTCTCTCTGGATATGGGGATTTTCGGTGCGGGGCTTGCGACGGCACTGGGGGCGCTGATCACCTTTCTGGTGATGGGGACGCATTTTCTCACAAAGAAATGTTCCCTCAGACTGGTCTGGCCGGTGCAGGCGGCGGGAAAACTGCGGCGTGTGATTGTGACCGGGTTTTCCACTTTTTTCATCGATATTGCGATGGGAATCCTGACAATGCTGTTTAACCGCCAGATCATGAGGTATTTGGGTTCGGACGCGCTCGCTGTCTACGGAATTATCGTGAATATCAGTACGATCGTGCAGTGCTGTGCATACAGTGTTGGTCAGGCGGCTCAGCCGGTCATCTCCATGAACTTCGGAGCCGGAAAATGGGGAAGGATCAGAGAAACGCTGAAATATGCACTGCTGTCTGCGGGATTTTTCAGTGTTGTGTGGACGGCAGCGATTATTGGCTTTCCCAACGTTTTTGTGCGGATATTTATGGCACCCACGGAGGCGGTGCTGGAAATCGCGCCTTTCATCATCAGATGCTACGGGATTTCATTTCTGCTGCTTCCGCTGAATATTTTCTCCACCTATTATTTTCAGGCGCTCATGAAACCGGCGGCGTCCTTTCTGGTGTCGTTTGCCAGAGGTACTCTGATCAGCGGGATTCTGATCTATGTCCTGCCTGCGGCGGCGGGAGCGAATGCGATGTGGTTTGCAATGCCGCTTACAGAACTTTTATTAGCAGTTCCAGTGATCTGGCTGATTGCGCGGTATACAAGAGGGCTGGGCAGGGCATAA